The following are encoded in a window of Flavobacterium cupriresistens genomic DNA:
- a CDS encoding methylglyoxal synthase: MEIAIIAHDGKKADMVQFLNKNKNLLLRENIKLIATGTTGGKAEKAGFKVRKMLSGPMGGDAQIAARVAEGKTQLVFFFKDPLASHAHEVDINMLIRVCDVHNVPLATNEATAQLLLNAVTLL, encoded by the coding sequence ATGGAGATCGCAATAATTGCACACGATGGAAAAAAAGCAGACATGGTTCAGTTTTTAAATAAAAATAAGAATCTTTTGCTTCGGGAAAATATAAAACTAATTGCAACCGGAACAACGGGAGGCAAAGCAGAAAAGGCTGGATTTAAAGTCCGAAAAATGCTTTCAGGTCCAATGGGAGGTGATGCCCAGATTGCAGCGAGAGTTGCCGAGGGTAAAACGCAGCTGGTTTTCTTTTTTAAAGACCCGTTAGCAAGTCATGCACATGAAGTGGATATTAATATGTTGATTCGGGTTTGTGATGTACATAACGTGCCATTGGCTACAAATGAAGCTACAGCGCAATTGTTGTTAAATGCGGTTACATTGCTATAG